From the genome of Trachemys scripta elegans isolate TJP31775 chromosome 2, CAS_Tse_1.0, whole genome shotgun sequence:
ATTGTTAACACCacccattaacattttaaaaataggctttCTGTTTTTGTAATTCACTTGAGTTAGGTATAAGTGTATTTGGTTATTACTAATTTAGAGatgtattttaaagcattttttaaaaggaaggcaAGGCGGAGGATAATTTGGACAAAACCAAAAATCATCATAGATTCAGATGACAATGAAAATTAGACAATATCACTGAAAGTTTATTTTGACACCATATTGACTGGTGAATGAAAAATAATACCTAGCTGTATGTGAGAAGCGGATTAATCAAAAATTCTTTCCCAAGCAGATTAGTTCGAAGGGAATCTTCTGTTTTATATGTGTCATTAGCAGTAATGTATACATTTTCCATTACTATTTACAGGTCTTATTCGTGGGCATACAAGAATCCCGTTCATTTCGTTTGCTTTTTAGAATTGGTAAACTTTGAGTTGACATATTACCCTTTGAATGCCATCCCTTTGGTCTCTCTCTTCAGCCATatatcagcaaggaaagctgtaAACACGATGGAATAAATCGATTTTAAACGTTTTGAACTTAAGTGAGTACTACATCATGACTGTGGCCATCTGTATGAGGGAGATTTAAGAATAAAACGTTAGGGTTTAAATGTCTCATAGAAACACGCAGCAAAACCGTGGGAGATATACTTTCCAAACTGCTTGAAATTAATCTCAAATGAGGGAGTCTCCCTCCAAATGAGTCTTGACAGATCTGTGGTAAACACTAGACAGACTACAGCCAGCCGAGTCCTGCATTCATTCCTTGCGCACTCAaatctcccattcatttcagttggAGGTTGGGGTTTGCAAAGGAGTGAGAATGGAACAGGTGGGAGTTAATTTCAGAGATCGGTTCTACCACAGAATTGTTGAGGTAAAAGGAATTATCCATTGTGACGATCCAACCAGACTTTAGAAACTAAAGACGACCTCTTTAAGGCcctatcctgctcccatttaaatcactGGCAAAACTTCCTTTGATTTGTGCGCGCAAATAAGGATATTTTTGATGCTATGTGAGTCCGGCTCAGTATTGGTTTGGTCTGCGTTTGATCTTCTGCGATATTCAGACAGCATAAGGCATTGGCAAACGCTCTAAACCAATGCACGTGAAGGATGGGATTTTTGGGGTAGTGAGAGGGAAGAGAGGGGTACTCAGAAGGGGAGCCAGATAAAGAAATTTATACTAAAATTGAATGTCTGTAAGGGACGGAGAACAGACCTCATTCAAATCATTTTACGAATGGAGCACAGTAAACTGTTACAGTGCAGTCCCAATCTACAAGCCTCTCAAAAGGGTTATTTTCCAAGCAGCTCAGTGGTAATTTTCTTCACGCGATCGGGAAGCATTCCCTAAAGTACCAACTAAGCAAAAGACACCTGTCAATTGAGCCGTTCCTATTTCCAAGGGCTTCTCATCCATCCCTTCCCCTCAGAATCTGAGCAGATCTGTACTCCAACAGTACTGACTAGTTTAGCCGATTAGTTATTTCAGTTTGTTCAAGACACTTTAATGCTGTATCTTACCTTCAAgactcctccctccaccccgtgACAATAACTTGCATACATTTGGCATTGAACAAGACAAACCTGAGTTTTGTCTGTCTCATCGTTTGGGGTCTTTTCCCCCTCATTACCCATTGGTTGCTTTATATCAGCGAAGGGGTCTATTTATTCAAGATTATTCATAAACTTCCGTCTCAAACTCTATTGAACTGGAGTGCAGCTCCCCAGCTGCGaatcccctcccctcactctccAGATGGTACCCTCTGCCAACGGTTAAAAATGATAACATTAAAAACAATCCAACCACTGTTATACTGGTGTGGGCGTCACATTGCTGGAGCTTCCGGACAAGAAAGTATCTTACTTCCCACAGGTGCCCAATCTTGCAATTCGATTCCTCTTCTAGCACTAGGAGGGGCGCAGGTCCAGAGGCTGTCTAAACTTGCAAGGAAGAGAGCAGAATACAAATCTAGTGTTCAGTTTTCATCATTTTAGGAGATTATCAATATTGCATGCTACAAATTTGTGCGGCGCATTCACCTGGAGACATATCTGGTACATTGCCTAAATTATTATAGTATTTAGGACCACGGAGGGTGGTTTTGTCACTGTCTCCTCATCAAAATATTTGATTTGCCGCAAAGTAGTATGTTTATCCCTATACGTGGAACAGATTTTTAACCTATATACTGATAATATTGTAAATCCTGGTTTCTTTTCCCTATCATCATCATAAACCTTCTTCACAGGGCTGTAAATGTATAAAATGCTTCTTTCTTTATGTTTCCTATTCTCCCATCAAAACAACGTCACCTCAAATATGCCAGTAAATTCCCTACCAGATTGGAAAGGTAATTGGGTGAACGTGTTCTGTAACATGACTAACCATTAACATTTTGAAAAGACCGGATAACCTAGTTACAACAGATGGTGAAAATTACCTTACACTATATGtataagtaaatatttttaaaaatagattagtTGCTTCCCCTGCTCGTTGTAAATATCAAAATACACTTAAGGGACTCCATATGCTACTGCTTTGTATGCAGATATACACTATCGTTAGATCGGGTTCCTTATTTTTGATAAGTACTGTATAAATAGTGGCCTCTGCCATTTATATTTCACAGCATCTGCTATTTTGCATAAAGGAGTGGATTTGATAACTTCTATGTTGATGAGCCTGCTTCTCGTCCTGGCGGTTTTTGTGGCAAGTTTTCCCTTCTTGCGAAAAATAGAATCCTATGcgaaatattttattataaaggGGGGAACCTCCCAACCGCAGAAAAATCATCTTGCAAATGGAAACTGTGGAAGAAGAAATAAGCAGATTCAAATGGTAAGTGCTGAACAGCTAGGACATCTACAATTACGAAAACCGCACCAGTAATAAATAGTATTTGAAGTTTACAACTGCAGTAATCACATTAGCGCCAATTCTAGCATTTAAAACACCCCTTTGGTAACAATGAAAATCACAAAGCAAACGCTGTCAAAGGAGAAATATTGAAACGGAACAAGTGACCAAGGCTACGTATACACTGAAATATTAATAAAACGTTTCCTTATCCTCGAGTTTGCAAAGGATTCTTAAAACCTCATATGTGCGGTGATAAGGAAGCTGGCTGCAAGCACTACATAATGCGTCGAAAGACGAGGCTTGAATATGCAGCTTCACACTTCTACAATGCATCTCTGGATCTTCTGGTGCGTTTTAGATCAAGGTTCTGcttcaaaaaaaaagaaaagaaaagaaaagaaaaatcaaaaggttACTTAATTATCAAGGCTTCCCCCTGAGGAACTCTTTCCGCATGTTACAGTCTCTTTGCAGCTGAATTCCATATGCATCTCTTTTTCACACTTCCCTCCGCATCCCAAGCCCTTACACCTGGTGCATCACCGCTAGCCATTAGCTCCGGCTCTTCCTTTCATCTCTGCCGTAGCAGACGTTTCTATTTATCCACCCGCAATCAATGTGTGGCGTCACCGGTGGTACTGTAATGACGATTGCACCATTAAGAATGACAGCTTAGAAAGAAGAAGGCAATGGTGATCCCTCCCAGAGCCGGCACTGCACAGTGTAGCGTTCGCATCACAAGGTCACCCTATCTCACCGCGGGCTCCTCTGCACTGGTCTGTGCGTTGCACAGGATTGGGGCGGGAGgcgcggggaaggggggggggactaCTTGGATTTTTTTGGTAAGAAAACCACAATGGAACCCAGAAAGGATATGGTGATGTTTCTGGAAGGAGGTCAACTTGGCACTCTGGCTGGCAAGAGAGTCTCTAATTTGTCAGAAGCAGTGGGAAGCCCAGTCCAAGAACCACAGGACAAGATGATCCATCGGAGCTGCCTGAGCCCCAGATCTGGCCCCTTGTCCTCCcgggaaaggggaggaggggaggaggaggtggaagtgctgccagggacagggacgGTCCCGGAGAGTCgctcggcggcggcggcggcagcccTGCTTTCGGCCGGACAGCAACTCGCCTCGGAGCCCCTCTCTAGCAAAGGGCAACAGAGCAGCTCGGACACCGAGTCGGATTTCTATGAGGAAATCGAGGTGAGCTGCACCCCGGACTGCGCCACGGGAAACGCCGAGTACCAGCCCAGCAAAGGTACCCACCACTTCCCATTgcttccccccttcccttcccttccccgggCTCGGGCGCCGGCCACGCTGGGTAACTAGTGTCCTTGAGCGTGAGATCTCTGTCAGGCTTCAGTTTGTTTTAGTGACCGGCCCGGAGTCGGGTTGTTTTGTACCCGAATTCGTTTCCTTTTTATGCATTTGTTCTGCATGGAACGGGGGGGTTGCAGATGTGGCTGTTACACACCCGGAGGCGCATATGGCTCTGAAGAGTCCTGATGACTTATCAGAGTGGGCGAAATCGCATCCTCCTTTAAACATATCGTTCGTTGCCTTTGCAAGTTTTCCTGCAGCAAGACTTTATCCTAATTCACACCCCGTCTGCGAGCCCTTTCCTCCGTAGTGCGTGCACTAGGAagcccttctcctctccccctcccccggtttTGTGTTCGTTTTTCAAGGGTTGAGAGCAAGGCTTCCCTAGGCTTTGCAAGATCAAACGGTTTGTGTGACTGCGGGCAGAGAGCAGGGTGAAATGTGTTTGGATGAGCACGGAAACAGCCATAAAGACCGTAAAATCGCTGCAGACTCCTGGCTGCCAAAGCTGCAGCAGTAGGTGCCTGTTTGCACGTTGGTTAAAGGTCCAAATTACCTTGTCACTTCCATGTCTCGGTGGCGCCAGCTCGGAAATGGTCCCAATGATTTAATTGCCTTTGGTCTCAGGCACAATGAGAATTGGCTGCATTTGAAAGCAAACGCAGCGTCCAGGCCTTTTTTCTtctgccaccccaccccctcacctctccttccacccccccccagaaaaacaaatcagttccttttctgtccctagaAGTTGGGAGACTGGGCACAGAAAAAGGTCATTTCCCCAGGAGCTTTATTTAAACTTAACCTGAGGGGATATTGACTCTGAGGGAAGAATCCCCAAaatctccaccctccccccaggtcAGGAAGGAGCTCTCTGCCTGCTGCCATGTCTCTGTCAAGGCCATTTGCCATTGGTTTGCTGCTGGGAATGCTGGCTATGGCGACTGCACTGCATGGTGCCGATGACTGGGGTAGGAACGGACACGCACACCCACAAAAAGAAAACACGcaactggagggagagggagtcatAGCTTGATATTTAAACTGGGTGCTGAGGAGCTCAGCTCCTACCACACACAATGCGTAAAGGAAGCATCGCAACCAGTAAGAGCCCCTGGTAGGATCCGAGGAGGGGACCGGGGAAGTCACACTCCCTTACTTCCAGAAAGTAAACACCAAGTAAATGCCCCCACTCCCTACGCCCTATGTGCCCAGGCAGCCGGGGGTCAGTGCCCCCAGCATCCACAGGGCTGCGCCTGTGAACAGAGGATGCTGTGGCTACTGTCCTGtgttggagggaggaggaaggggggcaaCGGCAGCGGGAGCAGGGGATCGATGGGGAGGCGGGCGGGGGCGACCCCCCCTGTCTGTGTATCACGCGTGTGTCTCTGCTCTCGGCTCCTCCACTGTGCAGGGCAGTGCTCGGAGGCTTTGGCCGGTGGCAGCCCCGGCAGCGGGGGGGAGCCGCCCAAGGGCAGCGGAGGCAGCGGTGGCTCCCAGGGTTCACTGGCCTGCAACTCCAGCGATCAGATGCGCCGCTACCGCACAGCCTTCACCCGCGAGCAGATAGCCCGGCTGGAGAAGGAATTCTACCGGGAGAATTACGTGTCCAGGCCCAGAAGATGTGAACTGGCAGCTGCTTTAAATCTGCCAGAAACCACCATCAAGGTACACACCGCTTGGACATGTTTTCAATTAGCACGATATAAATCTAAACGGCCAGGCTTCCTTGCAAAACGCTGGGAAGCgctttcagaacaaacatttccCGGCTGCGCCCTGCTACTTTCTGCACAAAAGCAGCGCTAGGTagcttttaataaaagttatCAGCGATCAGGCGAGCGAGGCCTCTGACAGCCCAGCCTCTAAGTGTTTTTAATCTTCCTTTCACGCGATTTTAAGAATTCGTTACCTTTAAACTCTGggaaattttaaataataagCATTTAACAGAAACGTTTCAACCTTTTGCCACgttaaataaaacacaaactgAACAGCAAATGTCCCAGGTGGCGTTCACAAGATGCTGCGAAGGATGCAGTGCTTCTAGGCGGTAGGTACACTTGTTTGGAGTGTGTGTAAATACACAGCAAGTACAATAGGAGAGCAATTCTGAAGTAAGAAAGAAAAAGTGCCTACAAAAAGGCCACCACTTTGGATCTCCCTCTAAATTTATAGCAACTTTTACGTGGACAAATTGTAGTTTTTACTTGATGACAGCTCATTATTTGAacgatatatttttattttgccagTTCAACCTATATAGTTAAAATAGTGGGTTAGCTCTCGTTCGCCAACAAACCAACCTTCGCACACAATATTTCCACTGTGGAAAATGAAGGTACCAGTCAGGACTTTGGTGTGTGTCTCTCAGTCTGAAGCGAGGACAGACGGAGCAAACAGTTGTGTCCAAAATGCATCTTCTGGCATGGCCTTTCTGTCTGCCCGACCCTGTGCAGGTTTTAAGAGCGTTCTCTCTTTCCTCTGTCTCTCCCAGGTCTGGTTCCAGAACCGCAGGATGAAGGACAAGAGGCAGCGTTTGGCCATGACCTGGCCTCACCCAGCAGATCCTGCTTTTTACACGTACATGATGAGTCATGCAGCGGCAACTGGCAATCTTCCCTACCCCTTCCCATCCCACCTGCCCCTTCCTTACTACTCCCACATGGGCATTGGCGCCACCTCGGCCTCTGCTGCCACCCCTTTCAGTACCCCTCTGAGACCACTGGACACCTTTAGGGTCCTCTCTCATCCTTACCCTAGACCAGAACTGCTCTGTGCATTCAGACATCCTTCTCTTTACCCTGCCCCAACTCATGGACTCAGTAGTGCTGGAGGCAGCCCTTGCTCATGCTTGGCTTGCCATAGCAGCCAGTCCAATGGACTGGCACAGAGACCTTCAGGATCAGACTTTACCTGTTCAGCCACAACCCGGACTGACTCTTTTCTTACTTTCACACCCTCGGTGCTGAGCAAAGCAACCTCAGTATCCATGGACCAGCGGGAAGAAGTACCTTTAACAAGATAAAGCTTCATCTCAGGTTTATAAATAATATGCCCCTTTCATGGGCTCACATAAGGTTGAAGTACTTACATCCAACGTTTATTTAATTGCGTTCTCTCCCATAAGTGGACACCTATGGGGAAAAAAGACTAAAAATAGCTCAGTCTTTGAAGGATTTACATTCCAAGATAAAACAGGAAtgaagaagaagggggaaaaaaaccactaGTGATGTAAGCGCATAAGGAGGAATTTAGGCTTCTGCACTATGAAGGCAAAAACTGATATACACTATTTTCTACAATATACCATAGAAATGAGCTAGGACTTTATTTTCTATGGCCAGATAACCTATCAAGGGGCAGAACTTCTCCAAACCACAGCAAAATCTTTATGCCCAATTATACATGACTGAAAAGTAAAATCTGAAATACTTGAAAGAAAAATTGCTGATAATAAAATGTCTTGTGTgcataatacaaaataaagattTATGCTTTACCAGATTGTTCAACAACCAACTAAAAGGGTTTCTAGATAGCAACTCAACAGTATTATCCTGTTATTTCtagaaacaagaaaaatgtttttgccaTAAAGAACAGTGACATATTGTACATTACTTTCCTGGTTTAATTGCACTCTTTACCTCTCTCCCTGTCTCAGTAATATAAACCCTTCGTTTTTTAGCAGAAATCCAATATTttgtctcctccttcctcccaacttttatttttaagaaactggcagaaaaaaaaaagatcctgtCAGTTTGTGGGTCAGAGCTATTTGTCCTTTAACTAACAATGTCCTATTATCAGTTGCTGAAACGTGCACACACTGACGAAATTAGCAAGTGATGTATATGTAAGGAGGCTTTTTGAATGTCGAATGTATAATATTCTCTGAACAGAGACCCTGTGCCAAACGTTAACAAGCCGCCAAGGGAAGAGATTAGGTGACAGGGAGCTGAACTCCTTCAGACAATCACTAGTCTGCAAATTAGAGCAAAGGCGATTTTCCTTCCTTTGTATTTCACCTTCAGGTCTCCCATTGGCTTATTCCTTTTCTATTCCTTTGCCGCATTTGGGTTTTAGATTCGAGTGCTGTTTTTTTGTTAGTTTCCCCTcgtcccccttccttccccaaccTCTGCATTTGTATGTGACTTTCACACCATTTGTGTGTAAAGTCTTTCCTCCTCCTGGAGATTAATTTATTTCTtcttccctttgcttcttgtATGTTACAGTGGAAGATAGTATTCGTGATTTTGCTTGGATTTTTGTCTGAGTGGGGTGCAGCTGTCAACCTGAAATTCTAAAAACACAAATATTGGATTGGGCTAATAGTTTCTTTCAAGACAGAAATTGTTTAACgaattctctttttaaatagcccAAAGAATTCACTGTTACCATATGTTACCATGTCGCAATAAAGAGCTAGACAAATTTTAATACTGtatcacaaatatttttattgtgtttgtttttaaaaaaaacccttaagatTACTGCTTACTACCGTTTCTATTTCTTGCAGTTCCTTTTAGTTACACTTCAACAGTCAGGAAAATAAATGttgcactgaaacaaagacattttgaCACCTCTGTTATCTACTGTGTGTTAAATTGCCGAGGAACTTCTGTATAGTTTATTGTCACATTTAAGACTTTTTGTCCGCGGGACAATGGGGCGAATGACATATTTCTGTCGTGGCTGCTCAAGAGGAAGAAAGATACAAATACCTCTCAAACCATTTctcattttaataaaaactgCTTATCCGAAAAACTGATCCAAAGGGGGGTGGGAATTCTCCACGCTCATCATTAAGGACCAACCCTTTCTATCAATTTTAAAGCAGAAAtctcctttttttattaaaactgatGGGCCTTTCATGTACGCCAAAGTATTATTAGAATGGTATTTCGCTCTATGAATAATAGGACGGTTGCGATTTCAGATAGTGGCAAAGGAGTGTACTAAAAGCCCCAAATCAAATCTAGGCATTAAGATTTAAAAGTTTGGGGCGGGGGCTGCTTTACCTGCCTCTCTTAACATGCATCTCATTCACTAAAAGAATCAATGCAGTGAAATATGAACGAATGAATAACAGCACAGTAAAGCAACCAGAATATATGAACCTTGGCCAGGTGGGATAAAGGGATGAAGAGGACCTCTTTCAACTGTCCACAGCTAGCTAGGATCCTGCAGACTTCCTGGTGGCAAAtcattcattgacttcaatgggaaattcGCTTGCACAAGGATTTCGTTGTAATCTCGCATGCCCCAGGATGGAAGCAGGCTGTGGCGTTCACTCGGGCATATTGCTCCTCTTGGGAACACAGCCgtattaatattatatatatatacaccacaTCTCTGCACTTATTTAGGCAATCCCATGTGTATGTGAGCGGTGGATAGGTGTAGTCAGGGAGCCTGGGATGGGCATTGCCGGGCTGTGCATTTCTTCCCCAGCAATCTAAATGAAAtgcgctctctctcacacacaagccATAGTCACTCTACAACTCTCCTGCAGGGAGTTATTGTCTTCCCACTGGGATTTCTTGGAGGATCCTACTGCAAAGATGATTGTGAATCTCTCTGTTGCTCGGTCATAGGGCAGAAATTGCCTGCGACAGGTAAATAGGCTGCGGGTCGCGGTAATGCCAGGCGTATTTTCAGTTAATAGGGAGGGAAAATGAGGTGTCTGGAGCGATATTGGAAAGTACAAGATCGATGATCCGTCCTCGTGTCCAATCAGCAGCCTTTAATTGACTGTATTTGCTAGGTAATTGGGCCACTTCTACTTCGAAATTGAAGTTGAAGACATAACAATACATCTTGCTTGGGGAATTACTCATTACTTCATAATGAAATTTTCCTTTTGCTATGTTGGGTGATTTCTTTTAACACGTTCTAAGCCAATCCCGACGGCAGTTTGGGAAAAGCTTCTAAAAACCGatgggggcgggaaagggggaaggggtgaagtcaAGACAAAGTATATAGCTTCACTATGGGCCTATTTAAATCAAACGGAGTTTatccattgatttaaattggctttagatcaggcccctaTCTGAGGTAAGGTTTTCTGGGtatcttgagaaaagacaagGGGGAATGGGTAACAGAACAGGTACCTGGACTGCGAAGGTCTAGCCAGACAAATAAAGCTACCCTCCTGTTAACAATTTACACAGGATAGAACGTTTTGAACCTCTGGGTAATCCGTGTTTTGCATATTCTGGGAAAAAGCTGCAGCAAACGGTGTGTGCATCGTCCCACTTGTCAGTAGCAAGCTAGAGTTGTCGTCGGGTACCTCATGTGCCACACAGAAGGTTCCAGTTTCCATCCAGCCAAATTCAGCTCCAACAGGCAGTCCCCGGGTTGTTAGCGTTTGATTGATTGCCTTATTAAAGCGTGTTCTTGTAAGTGTGACCAAACTGATTGCATTGCATATGTTTGGAATAATGCTCATTTTAAACAACTGAATAAAAGAAGATGAGCTCTAGAGAGCGGGTTAAGGCTAAATGATCCCAGCGAGCAGTTTTGTAACTCGTGCATTAAATTGCTCCGTTACCATCAACTCACTCAGCCCTTTTCATCTGCACTCTGGCcatctttgttttgctttatgtGTCACCCTCTGCACCATTAGCCAGATAACATCGAAACTGGCTCTTACGTTCCCGGCTAAGGCTATATGTTTTTATTAAGGTTACATGATTAAACTGGATCGGATCTGCTTTCCCCAGCACTATTCCCGGCTCCAGTGTTTAGATCATTAAGAAATAGTCTCTTCATATTTCATGCTTTCTGCTAGATGGTTAGCTCGCTTTCCAGCACCTGCAGAAAGACACGTGGGCCCATTAGCTCTTTCCTTGTGTTTGTATATCTGAAGGattcttttgttttcaattaTTCTCCTGCTCCGCTGGTTGCATTATTTCACTGCGGAGTTTAGCCACTGGAAACACCCGCCACCATATGTCAAGCTGAGACCCAATATCATGCCAGTCACAATAGTGTCATAATAGAGTTAAAATTATGTCAAGATGAGTTGGAGTCTCGTTTCCAAAATGGCTTAATATGCTCTTAAGGTATCATTTATTACCGTATGTAGAGGGCAATTTCCCCCCTCCATTTCTCCCACCTTCCCAAGTAACTCACGTATTGTCAACATAACTCAACCTTTTGGCTAgttcattttcaaacaaaatacatTGTCATTCACTCTCACGAATTAAATTAGATATATGCAGCCGTAGCAAATATACATAGTAAATGAGTGGTGATGATGATAAATTCTTAAActagaccttaaaaa
Proteins encoded in this window:
- the EVX1 gene encoding homeobox even-skipped homolog protein 1 isoform X2 — protein: MEPRKDMVMFLEGGQLGTLAGKRVSNLSEAVGSPVQEPQDKMIHRSCLSPRSGPLSSRERGGGEEEVEVLPGTGTVPESRSAAAAAALLSAGQQLASEPLSSKGQQSSSDTESDFYEEIEVSCTPDCATGNAEYQPSKGQCSEALAGGSPGSGGEPPKGSGGSGGSQGSLACNSSDQMRRYRTAFTREQIARLEKEFYRENYVSRPRRCELAAALNLPETTIKVWFQNRRMKDKRQRLAMTWPHPADPAFYTYMMSHAAATGNLPYPFPSHLPLPYYSHMGIGATSASAATPFSTPLRPLDTFRVLSHPYPRPELLCAFRHPSLYPAPTHGLSSAGGSPCSCLACHSSQSNGLAQRPSGSDFTCSATTRTDSFLTFTPSVLSKATSVSMDQREEVPLTR
- the EVX1 gene encoding homeobox even-skipped homolog protein 1 isoform X1, coding for MEPRKDMVMFLEGGQLGTLAGKRVSNLSEAVGSPVQEPQDKMIHRSCLSPRSGPLSSRERGGGEEEVEVLPGTGTVPESRSAAAAAALLSAGQQLASEPLSSKGQQSSSDTESDFYEEIEVSCTPDCATGNAEYQPHCAGQCSEALAGGSPGSGGEPPKGSGGSGGSQGSLACNSSDQMRRYRTAFTREQIARLEKEFYRENYVSRPRRCELAAALNLPETTIKVWFQNRRMKDKRQRLAMTWPHPADPAFYTYMMSHAAATGNLPYPFPSHLPLPYYSHMGIGATSASAATPFSTPLRPLDTFRVLSHPYPRPELLCAFRHPSLYPAPTHGLSSAGGSPCSCLACHSSQSNGLAQRPSGSDFTCSATTRTDSFLTFTPSVLSKATSVSMDQREEVPLTR